A genome region from Desulfatiglans sp. includes the following:
- a CDS encoding SagB/ThcOx family dehydrogenase — MKKLMILFVAGLFILANVGLVSAEEVIKLPDPQKEGGIPLMKALSLRQSQRGEFGPAVKLTMQQMSNMLWAADGINRPGTNHRTAPSAADWQNIDIYVTTADGLFLYDAKEHALKVLGKEDIRSVAGTQPFVPGAPVNLIYVADYERASFGGQRMKDTEVTWSYANTGFIAQNVYLWCASEGLACIVRAFADADAIKKALNLRPEQHFVLAQTIAQFKK, encoded by the coding sequence ATGAAAAAACTCATGATATTGTTTGTTGCAGGTCTGTTCATACTGGCAAATGTCGGTCTGGTCTCAGCAGAAGAGGTAATTAAACTGCCTGATCCTCAAAAGGAGGGCGGGATACCTTTGATGAAGGCATTGAGTTTAAGACAAAGCCAGAGAGGTGAATTCGGTCCGGCAGTTAAACTTACAATGCAGCAGATGTCTAACATGCTCTGGGCAGCGGATGGCATTAACAGGCCCGGCACAAACCATCGTACTGCGCCTTCAGCTGCAGACTGGCAGAATATTGATATCTATGTGACAACAGCGGACGGTCTCTTTCTATATGACGCAAAGGAACACGCTCTAAAGGTCCTTGGCAAAGAAGACATACGCTCTGTTGCAGGGACTCAGCCATTTGTTCCCGGCGCCCCTGTAAACCTTATTTATGTTGCAGACTATGAAAGAGCCAGCTTTGGGGGACAAAGGATGAAAGACACTGAGGTAACATGGTCATATGCAAACACAGGATTTATTGCTCAAAACGTTTATCTGTGGTGCGCCTCAGAAGGGCTTGCCTGTATAGTCAGGGCATTCGCTGATGCAGACGCAATAAAAAAGGCCCTCAACCTGAGACCTGAACAGCATTTTGTACTTGCCCAGACAATAGCACAGTTTAAGAAATGA